Genomic segment of Coffea arabica cultivar ET-39 chromosome 1e, Coffea Arabica ET-39 HiFi, whole genome shotgun sequence:
TTGCCCTACAGTTAGCATAGAATTCCCTAACCATTGCATCATAGCACTTGTCATTATTTCCCagcaaatttaacaaattttgggcATTAAGATATTCCGTGATATCGATACACTCACCAGCGAGAGCTTGTACATCGACCCACATGCCTGCATACACTAGAAGACTCATACAGGCCTCCATTTTACTGCCTATGCTTGCTTCGGGATGCGATTCAATTGTTGAGTATGTTGAGCAACACAGGAAGTGAACGCGATAAATCTGATTTATTTGGACCTTGCCGCCTAAAACTCTTCGAACTGCTCCAAATTTCAGAAGGGGGGAAAGTTTAAACCgaagcttttcaagtgtgtttaCACAACAACGGAGCTTTTAATGGGCTCAACAGGAGAAACGATGAGAAGTTCAACAAAGACGAGCTTTTTGTGGGATAATTGATCAGGCGGGGACGGGCGTGGAGGGGAGGCAAACCCGATTTCGTCAAATAAAGATCAACCCGATTCGGTATTCCAGCGTGTATTCCGAAGCGGGTTATGCGGAAACCAAATTACAAGGGGTTATATTACAATCTATTCATAATAACAAatgtaattatatatttatataatttattaatattatatacacatatattatAAGGGATactttcacaaacctcccctgaattAGCTTATGGAAAAATCAGAAAACGGATAATTTATGGACGATAGCCAAAAAGAGCTCGTGTTTTATTCAGGAActtgtttattttcatttaatcccataaataaatttgtttacgTAAATCGAATTTATTGTTTCCACTACAGCCATAAAAAGCTCCGTCTTTTATTGTAAATcgagtttatttttaatttatccgataaataaatttagttaTGTCCGAgagggtactctgttcttataatggagaaaatTCATAAAGAGTTCAGAAACATTAACCTAAAtcgattaaatttttatttcatcggagtgaaaaatttatttatgaaaaaatgggtactctgttcttataatggaggaaagccataaagaactgGTCAATTAACGTAAatcgattttattttatttttacccgataaaaaaatttttttatggaaaaaagggtactctgttcttataatggaggaaagaaaTAAAGAGCTGGTCAATTAACGtaaatcgattttttttttttacccaataaaaaaatttatttatggaaaaatgggtactctgttcttataatgaaggaaagtcataaagagctggtcaatTAACGtaaattgattttattttttttttacccaataaaaaattttatttatggaaaaatgggtactctgttcttataatggaggaaagccataaagagctggtcaatTAACGTAAatcgattttattttttttttacccgataaaaaattttatttatgaaaaaatgggttctctgttcttataatggaggaaagaaaTAAAGAGATGGTCAATTAACGTAAAtcgattttatattttttttacccaataaaaaattttatttatgaaaaaatgggtactctgttcttataatgaaagaaaggcataaagagctggtcaatTAACGTAAatcgattttatttttttttacccgATAAAAAACTTTATTTATGGCAAAATGGGTAATCTGttgttataatggaggaaagccataaagagctggccTTTTACGAGAAAGTGATACTTTACAGAACATACAAGGGCGAAGATAAGCTATTTAGCTTTTCATACCAGTAATATTAACAGAGTAAGAAGTAGCGGTCAATTTATTGAAAAAACATAATTAATTTGTATACCATGGTGACAAATTTGTGCAGTAAAAGGAGTTGTCAACATTCTGTCTTATGCACTAACGATAAGGTAGGGCAGCACAAATTGCTCCAATTTCTTCATCGCAAGCGCAGCCTTCACATGTACTTTCCTCCACGTCATCGGCATCCATAGGCCATGAAGATGTTTTCCTCTCATGTGTCATGGCACAACAAATGGGCGTTGGGTTTAGAAACAAATGCTTCTTGACCCATATCATTTTCAGCAGCGCTCGCAAATTGTCACGACAAAGTTACTTTCTGGCTTTCAGAATTCTGGATTTCTTCAACCCGCTCAGCAGTCGCATACCTTTGCGCTTTAACTCGTCCCCACCAACAAAGATGTAAATTATTCCCAACGCATATGCAGCATCGGCATGGCCTGAATTGGCAGCTTCTTCCAGGCATTCCAATGCTGAGCCCTCATGCTTGTCCGTAAAATAATCAACCTAAACAGTGCAAGGTTGATATTACACTCTTCCGTAAAAGTCATGAAATAGTAacgaaaaaatcaaaaaagtccAGGCGGAACAGTGGCGACGGGACAAGAATTATTTACTGGGGCAGAAAGCTGCAGTAACCTGTTGTATATATCTTTTTGGGGTAAAGTGTGCAGACCAAAATCACaataaaattcaaatgaaaTGGATGACGTCAGCTTAGTCTAGAAATTTTCGAGCAAACGGGACATCGGCCCGATGCTTACCACTCCTTTTCGATACAAGGCTTCTGGATTTTTGCTTTCTCTACACTTCTTCAAGAACCTCGACACTTGGTCATTTTTTGACCACGGAACGATTTCAAACTTGTCGAGTGACACCCGGTGGTAAATGTTGTCTGCGTCCGAAACTTCGTAAAACAATTTACAGCTGCAAAATAAGAGAAATGATCCATTAAACGCAAACGATAAGCACATGTCAAACAAGAAAACGCCTCTTCCTGTTTGTATCACCAATAGCAGAACGAACCATAGTTTTGCCCGGAAAAGATCAGTGGATGAACAAGATGCGATACGTGCAAGCACCTCGGATAGCACCTCGGTCGGAAGGGAGAGGATGGAGGTTGTTGAACTCCCTTTTTGTTCGTTGGCCATGTCCGGTTAACTCCTTTTACTGGCCACAGTTGAGTGAATCCGTCAAACGCCCAAGAATGGAGTAAACTTCAAACAACACCTACTTCCTAATAAAATCCAATAATGATTGATAAGGTGTAATATATACGGAGTTTGTGGGAGACCGACTAACCGTAGCGATAAACGAACAGAAATGGGAAAGTGGCGACTTCTCCTGCAAACGACGCAACATTCTGTCGTCAAAAAACAGTCATCCGAAACAATTTTACAAACCGACCAACGTATCTGTCAATACGGTTATTTCATACGAACGGTAACAAAACACCGATAGCAAGGGAACATGAACAGTCACGATCTACACGTACATCGTAAATTGGCGGACGTTCATCGCAGAGCAAAGGAGCTTCCACAGTGATAAATAGGGAGGCTTAGTTCGTACCTGTAATGGGTCGTCAACCAGCAATTCATGTTAATGATCGCTAGCACAGATTTGGCAGAGAGGTCCGGCGGGTTAAATGGCAACCAAAAGGTCGCGTCCGATGCATATACTCCCGCAAGATTGACTCCTCGTATGCTGCCACGGATGTTCCGTTCAGTCTGTCACCCCTTAATTGAGAAGAGGCATAAAGAGCCGGTGTTTATTCGCCAAGTGGGTTAAAAGTAATAAAGAGTTGGTGTTTATCCTCTGTAAGCCTTTTCTCTATTATAATATGATTAtgtattattttttgttataaactaaaattcatgaaatactataattcaattcaattatGAGAGAAAATGAGTAGAGGATTGTACCTGTaatggattgtaacttctatacataatatagaaatatttcatgaattaatcctcttgggaATACATAGGGACATCCacacttttaattgtttcataacattttttattttatgtaactttcacatatttgaTTTATGTTACACAGAAAACATACTAGGTTTCCTTTTGGCCGCTATTAAACCCATTTTCcctataaagagctggtatgtttctAGCAAAAAATCGGATACAAAACGTACTACAAAACATGCCAGATTCCCATTCAGCGCTGGTATAGTATGCGTTGTTTGTtcaatttttcctaataaaaaccATACTAGTTCTGTCTTGGCCAGTATTTGCTGCTATAAAGAGCTAGTATGTtgcccataaaaagttggtacaaaacatactagttttcctttggcCGCTATGTAACCAAATTTTTcctataaagagctggtatgtttccCATAAAAAACCGGTATTTTATAGATAAAAAACCTGTCAAtttccataaagagctggtatgttatgcgttatttctgtttctttttaaCTTTCATATACTCTGGATTTatgttaaataaataaatttaactTTCACAAATTGGCGCCAAATTACTTCTTCTATTGCCGCCTACgagtaataattttttaatcaccttCATTACATATTAAATTTCTGTTATTCTAGTTAAATGTAATTACCAACCACCAGATACATTTGGCAATTACTTAGcgtaagtaaaatttaaaaggtgatatactaatatttttacgaaaggaaaagtaataggttttgtatttaacataatttaaatacgtgaaagtaaaaaaaaaaaaaggtgattgCCCAGTAATATATCCATTTTGTATAGGTTTCCACTATTACGAGTTTCTTCCATTTAATTAGTCTAATTAGTTACTTATTTTatgttaaatagataacctactagTTGActtaaaatttatgaaaatcgGCATTTTTCCTGCCACATCTGGTGCTTACAATTTTTTGTATTATACTTATAACCCCTCAACTTCAGTAATCATTCCAATAATTTATTCTTCTTTCAATCTTCTACCAATACAAGGACCAAAGGGGCatacaaaatatataaaaatacctTCTCACAGATGAAAATAATATTGTAATCAGATTTGGACTGCATTGTtacaaaaaactgaaaattaagggaggtcagtgaaattttgagaagcTCAGGGGATGCCAgtgaaagtgtcagaaacctcagggacaAATTTGTGAGATTATTCATATTTATTGTATTCGTTCCGAAACGTCAACTaaacaagcaaacaaatgtgTTGACTACTGTGAAGTAAAACCTATTCCTTCCAACCTCCAAATTCTTGTTAAAGGCGCTGTCCGTGGACACCGTGGGAGCGCCGTGTCCTTGTGTTTGGCAGGGATAAAGTTAGGCGGTGTACCGGAGGAGATTAACCTTTGCGAATGGCTTCTTCGTCTTCAGCCGGGTCGGCCAATAGCACGGTCTGGCCTACATTATATTGCAATTGTGGTCGAAGCTGTGCAGTTCGTGTTGTCTGGAAGTCTGAAGCAAACAGGGGGCGCCACTACTATCGCTGCGCTAACGCCCTGGTAAGTTCCACGGTAGAACTGTTCCGAACAAATATTTCAGATTGCTAACGTAGTTGTATTGCAGAGGCCCTGTCAAATGTTCATTGGCTGGTGTGATGAGTTTGCACGAGCAACGGGGTTTGAAGTTCCCGATCCCGCCCCGTCAAGTACTGCCCCCGTCAGCAATACACCTGCGGCGAAGGTGTCTGCCATCATAGATGAACTGAGAAGCATGCAAAGGAATGTGACGATCCTTAACATTGCTGTGGTAGCTGTGGTGGCGGTAGTCCTTGTTCTGGTTCTAAAACCGTGAATTAATGTGTTGTCGTTGATTGCATTCCCTCCAACCCCTCCCGTACAGTACTATTTCTATGGTCTCCATAAGGATAGAATGGGCATTTAGGCTCGTTTACAGCCTCTTGTATTTTTGGTTGCTACTGCTGTGGCATTGCCTTTTGTCCGTATGAAGTTGTCAACCGGTGGTTGCCGCATGTGCGACTGAGTTGGCCCAACCGGCGGAGTGTTACTGTGTAAATGGTGATTTTGCGTTATATAACATACTAGGTTTCCGTATTTGGTTTTTGTTTACATTGTGCATGATATGGTTTTCCGAAATGCCTGTTCCCTTTGTCCCCCGAAATGTGTGTGCGGATGAGGTACTACGGATCGTAGATGGATCAATGAACGTCATTAGTCACTGCGATGGCAACCGCTGCATTGTTAAATATGAACTTCAGCTTAGCCAGCCAACTGAACAAGCTGAAGCTTACGTACAACCAATTGGGATGTGACACAGCATTGTTAGGTTTATCACAGCGAAATTTGTGGAGTTGAACGACGAAACAAGTTCTTACTTATATATTTGGATTTAAGTACATCCGCTTACTACTTACATATCCGACAATAGGGTGCACGCCTTACATTTTCAGGCCTTGCATATTATCATCCCCTAACCCCTACCCTTCATACGCTTACAATCAAAACCATGCATGGTACGCCCAACAACAGCAAGGGCCATGAACAAAAAACCGCCCAACCTCCAAATATGAtgttcaacaaaaaaaattaaaagcacACCACTGTAACTGCGAACGTTCACTCGAAACGCTCCACAATAAGACCAAACATAGGGTTTAAGGAGGCAACCGTGGTAGCTACCCTGAGAAAGCTGCGGTATTTTTTGCGCCACACAGTGAGAAGAAGGCTGTCAATAGCATCTCTGTCTTCAAACGTGATCTCTACAGCTGATGGATTCCAGCAAATGGTTGCGGTGTGAAGGTTGTCCGTAATGGCAACGTTGCGTGTCATACTGGCGGGATACCCCTGTTCAGCCAGAAACCGTGTTACAGACCAGTCTTCAAAGTTGGCGCCGAAGAGGATCCACACGTCGGTATGGAGCAGTGGTTTTAGACAGACGAAATGTACAACAAATTCCTCCTTGCCCACAAACCAGGCATTGTAGGTCATGATGTAAAACGCCTTCAGGTTCTGCATAAGGGGGAGTGGACGACGGCGCCACTTGACCAGCGAATGGAATATTTTCTCGTTCGCAATGGGGTTGTGAACGGGGATGCAAGACACCAGCATCGACTGCGGAAACTCCGCTCCGGGAAACCTATCTAACCGCACCAGCGCTTCCTCAACTATCCACTTCACGCCAATGTGGTGAAGTGGTAAGACCTCATCTTGAAAGTAGCCGACCATGCCTCCGTTGTTGAGGACATGTATTTCAGGAAGTCGTCCATACCCTGCCATGAGTCAGTCTGAAAAAGGATTATGTTACGAGGAGGCTGGTCGGTTCAGGAAAAAAAACATACAGAACGAAGACAATCTACCAGTACTTACATGTTACGGGTGGTAAAAGGAAGATGCGAAACTTATACAACGGGGTTGTATGAAGCTCAAGCGGCATGCAATAGGGTACTCTGTTGTGCGAAACCAACGCCGGGGTGAATGGGCATGCAAGGAAGAAGTTTAGTTGTGTGAACCTTTTATAGGAGGAGATATGGGTAcgatgggtactctgttcttataatggaggaaagccataaagagctggtcaatTGACGTAAatcgattttaatttttttttacccgataaaaaattttgtttatgaaaaaatgggtactctgttcttataatggaggaaagccataaagaactgGTCAATTGACGTAAatcgattttaattttttttacccgattaaaaattttatttatggaaaaatgggtactctgttcttataatggagaaaagcCATAACGAGCTGGTCAATTAACGTAAatcgattttatttttttttacccgataaaaaattattatcacttactaaaatgggtactctgttcttataatagaggaaagtcataaaCAGCTGGTCAATTAACGtaaatcgattttttttttacccgaTAAAAATGTTATTtatgaaaaatgggtactctgttcttataatggaggaaagccataaagagctggtcaatTAACGTAAatcgatttttatttttttttctcgataaaaattttatttatgctccttaatgggtactctgttcttataatggcgaaaagccataaagagctggtcaatTAACGTAAATcgattttatattttgtttacccgataaaaattttatttatgctccttaaatgggtactctgttcttataatggcggaaagccataaagagttggtcaATTAACGTAAatcaattttataatttttttacccgataaaaaattttatttatggaaaaatgggtactcagTTTCCCTTCTACAGATACATTTAGTTGTGGGTCGAATAACAATGCAACCGTTTTCGAAGAAAATAGCAGCTGTTTACGACATTCCTCCATTACAACAAAAGAGTACACATTGTTCCATACACAACTTAATT
This window contains:
- the LOC140017093 gene encoding putative F-box protein At1g67623, which encodes MANEQKGSSTTSILSLPTEVLSEVLARIASCSSTDLFRAKLCCKLFYEVSDADNIYHRVSLDKFEIVPWSKNDQVSRFLKKCRESKNPEALYRKGVVDYFTDKHEGSALECLEEAANSGHADAAYALGIIYIFVGGDELKRKGMRLLSGLKKSRILKARK